In one window of Pseudobdellovibrionaceae bacterium DNA:
- a CDS encoding 3'-5' exonuclease, translating to MTFVAFDLETTGTLAGVDRIVEIGAIRFDVGGVDAVFSTLVDPKMHIPEDASAVNGITDDMVVGKPTIETLLEPFAEFCDNSIIIAHNAVFDYQFLTADIEKYEAKAPKGTIIDTYSISKKVFPGLPNYKLGTLVQHLKIPSGQFHRAEEDASYCGQLFLKIIEKISGPGAMPPLENLIALTGKAELKFPQIEPQPKQLALL from the coding sequence ATGACATTTGTAGCTTTTGACTTGGAAACTACGGGCACCTTGGCTGGCGTCGACCGAATTGTAGAAATTGGTGCTATCCGCTTTGATGTGGGTGGCGTGGATGCTGTGTTTTCTACGTTGGTAGACCCAAAGATGCATATTCCAGAAGACGCTTCTGCCGTTAACGGAATCACTGACGACATGGTTGTGGGAAAACCCACAATAGAAACCCTGCTTGAGCCGTTTGCTGAATTTTGTGACAATTCAATAATCATTGCCCACAACGCTGTGTTTGATTACCAGTTTCTCACTGCGGACATTGAAAAGTATGAAGCCAAAGCCCCCAAAGGGACCATCATTGATACCTACAGTATCAGCAAAAAGGTGTTTCCTGGGCTGCCGAACTATAAGTTAGGCACACTGGTGCAGCATCTAAAGATTCCGTCGGGCCAATTTCACCGGGCCGAAGAAGACGCCTCATACTGTGGTCAACTCTTCCTAAAAATCATAGAAAAAATAAGTGGCCCCGGGGCCATGCCACCCCTTGAAAATCTTATCGCGCTAACCGGAAAGGCCGAGCTAAAATTTCCGCAAATAGAGCCTCA
- a CDS encoding (2Fe-2S)-binding protein, with amino-acid sequence MTFLPCDKRVSIKPGQTVLDVALSNGVELDHSCGGMGSCTTCRVFVESPLENLSERTDLERERAEERGFLENERLACQLEAMDEMVVRID; translated from the coding sequence ATGACCTTTTTGCCCTGTGATAAGAGGGTATCTATAAAGCCTGGCCAAACCGTGCTCGATGTTGCGCTGAGTAATGGTGTGGAATTGGATCACTCCTGTGGTGGCATGGGAAGTTGTACCACCTGCCGTGTGTTTGTTGAATCACCACTGGAAAATTTGAGCGAAAGAACCGATTTGGAAAGGGAAAGAGCCGAAGAGCGTGGATTTCTAGAAAACGAACGGCTCGCCTGTCAACTTGAAGCCATGGATGAAATGGTGGTGCGCATCGATTAA
- a CDS encoding helix-turn-helix domain-containing protein, whose protein sequence is MKQTGQVLKSTRKKQGISISEVSMATKISARVIERMEEGATDDMPPLTFLRGFVRTYATYLKLDADKIMSEFNQEMGIVDDHLTSHQIEETPPPQPSWLERLPFLQGRLKASNALAAAAVILLIFIIAGIKNTIEKYENERQVAPTSVNPITENAPPEDTAPAEFSEQTLEAETPKEPVKQDLPIEKETDVTVPKEVSNETSPAPPPEPPPVAEKTPEEKPAASDLNNQEKIVEQKTDSLPAAERQSAMAEEITKLPINPQEVIIQALDHVNILFRVDGGPLERIKLKPEEVHAIKGNKKIAIDFSDGGAVNLIHNGKDRGVPGKLGQQLKVVFPGYSKTPM, encoded by the coding sequence ATGAAGCAAACGGGCCAAGTCCTAAAAAGCACACGAAAAAAGCAGGGCATCTCTATTAGTGAAGTGTCCATGGCAACGAAAATCAGTGCCCGAGTCATTGAACGCATGGAAGAGGGGGCTACCGATGATATGCCACCTCTTACTTTTTTGCGTGGGTTTGTTCGAACCTATGCCACTTACCTCAAGCTCGATGCCGACAAAATCATGAGCGAATTCAACCAAGAAATGGGTATCGTGGATGACCATTTGACGTCTCATCAAATCGAAGAGACCCCTCCGCCCCAACCTTCCTGGCTAGAGCGCCTTCCCTTTTTGCAGGGTCGCCTCAAAGCTTCTAATGCCCTGGCCGCAGCAGCTGTAATTTTACTCATATTCATTATTGCCGGAATAAAAAACACCATAGAAAAGTACGAAAATGAAAGGCAAGTCGCCCCAACCTCCGTGAATCCTATTACAGAAAATGCTCCTCCAGAAGACACTGCCCCCGCAGAATTTTCAGAGCAAACTCTTGAAGCCGAAACACCCAAGGAACCGGTTAAACAAGATCTGCCCATAGAAAAAGAAACTGACGTCACAGTGCCCAAAGAAGTCTCAAACGAAACGAGTCCGGCACCCCCACCGGAACCACCCCCGGTTGCAGAAAAAACTCCAGAAGAGAAACCAGCGGCTTCTGATCTGAATAACCAAGAAAAAATTGTAGAACAAAAAACAGACTCGCTACCAGCAGCTGAACGTCAATCCGCTATGGCCGAAGAAATTACGAAGCTCCCCATCAACCCCCAAGAGGTCATTATCCAAGCCCTTGATCACGTGAATATTTTGTTCCGTGTGGATGGAGGACCGCTTGAGCGCATCAAGTTGAAGCCAGAGGAAGTTCATGCCATTAAGGGCAATAAAAAAATCGCCATCGATTTTAGTGATGGCGGTGCCGTGAACCTTATCCATAACGGGAAAGATCGAGGCGTACCTGGAAAGCTCGGACAACAACTGAAAGTGGTATTTCCTGGCTACAGCAAGACGCCGATGTAA
- a CDS encoding tetratricopeptide repeat protein — protein MLTRIGAISVIFSYLVGCGSQQVLERQERAHLHLKIGTAHLANGNYPLALKELLNAHEQDPDNKLVQNNLALAYYVRNKLVDAERHARRALQLDPAYTEARNNLARILIEQGDYPQAIQELKTCVNDLTYAFPDRSWSNLGMAYFKNQDFEKAKEAIRQAISINDQNCISYNYYGRTLYEEKQYMAAAQAFDRSVSLCKDPRFDEPRYYGALSYYQSGNREEALTRLNELLKSQPDGIYSKQARGIIELMK, from the coding sequence ATGTTGACAAGAATCGGAGCGATATCAGTCATATTTAGTTACTTGGTCGGTTGCGGTTCACAGCAGGTGTTGGAGCGCCAAGAGCGAGCCCACCTTCACCTAAAAATCGGAACGGCTCATCTCGCCAACGGCAATTACCCTCTGGCTCTAAAAGAACTGCTCAACGCCCACGAACAAGATCCCGACAACAAGCTTGTGCAAAACAATTTGGCGCTGGCTTATTATGTACGAAACAAACTCGTTGATGCCGAACGCCATGCCCGTCGAGCCTTACAACTCGATCCGGCCTACACTGAAGCAAGAAACAATTTAGCCCGAATTCTGATTGAACAAGGCGACTACCCACAAGCCATACAAGAGTTAAAAACCTGCGTGAATGACCTCACCTACGCTTTCCCTGATCGGTCTTGGTCCAATTTAGGTATGGCCTACTTTAAAAATCAAGATTTCGAAAAAGCCAAAGAAGCCATCCGACAGGCCATTTCTATTAATGATCAAAATTGTATCAGCTATAATTATTACGGGCGCACTCTTTATGAAGAAAAACAATACATGGCCGCGGCCCAGGCATTTGATCGCAGCGTCAGTTTATGTAAAGATCCACGCTTTGATGAGCCACGGTACTATGGTGCTCTTAGCTATTATCAATCTGGGAATCGAGAAGAAGCTCTCACACGCCTTAATGAACTGCTGAAATCTCAACCCGATGGTATTTATTCAAAACAAGCCCGAGGAATCATCGAGCTTATGAAATAG